The Streptomyces kanamyceticus DNA segment CCCGATGTCCGCCGTGCGGGAGTGCAGCAGACCGTCGGAGCTCATCAACACCGCGTGCCTGACGCCCTCGAGGGATCCCAGTGATCGGTCCAGCAGCCAGCCAAGTTCGTTGCCGGTGGTCACGGTCAGGCTCCTTCGTGCGTGGTGGTCGGGTCTTCGGTGCGGGCGCTGCGCGTCCCCTTCGCCCAGGCGGCGGCGATGGCGGGGCGGCCCGGCGCCGGGGCCTGGCCTTCCCTCGGCGGGGTCGGCGCGTTCACGGGAGCGGACCTGCGCGACCGGACGGCGAGACCGCTCGCGGTGGTGCGCTTGGGGGCGACCGGCTCGGCGGCCTGTGCGGCGACGGGCTCTTCGGCCTGCGCGGCGACGGGCTCGGTGAGAGTCGCGGCGGCAGGCTCCGTGCGCGGCGGACGGACGGGCGCGGCCGGGACCGTCGTGGTCAGCAGGCTCTTGGGAATGAACATGTACACACGGGTACCGCCGAACGGATTCGGGGCCTCCAGGTCGATGCGGAATCCATAGTCGGCGGCGAGCGCCGCGGCGGCCCGCAGGCCGGTCTGCGGATGCGCGCCGAGCTGGTTGATGTCGTCGCGCTGAACGCCCGTCAGGATCCTCCTGGCCCAGGTCAGCTGCTCCTCGTTCATTCGCAGACCGGCGTCGTCCACGATGACCGAGACCCCGTGATGGCCCTCCTGGAAGGCGACGTGCACCCGCGCGGACGAGGGGGAGTAGCGGACCGCGTTGTCCAGGAGCACGGCGAGGGCGTGCACGACGGGCCCGACCGCCCGGCTCGTCACCGTGACACCGAGCTCCTGGTGCTCGACGCGCTCGTACTCCTCGATGCTGCCCATGGCCGCCCGCACCACATCGGTCA contains these protein-coding regions:
- a CDS encoding ATP-binding protein; the protein is MTDLIQATTVVPSVLALAAGGAAWRFWDQYRGERATSDSLRGQAEEIARQQRAAEHVLAQLAGGVIPRLGAEAERAGTGHGVDIELPETLVNTVLAQRLAELADSAAHTVRKVQYDAQSSTSAQISEAQKTAQEEVARARESAEASSRAAVRAVSSAMVGMASKLSQRVSQGVRRHEGDEAYETLVGIDHPTQQMLLVAQNYVVLSGGKLSRRWPATPMTDVVRAAMGSIEEYERVEHQELGVTVTSRAVGPVVHALAVLLDNAVRYSPSSARVHVAFQEGHHGVSVIVDDAGLRMNEEQLTWARRILTGVQRDDINQLGAHPQTGLRAAAALAADYGFRIDLEAPNPFGGTRVYMFIPKSLLTTTVPAAPVRPPRTEPAAATLTEPVAAQAEEPVAAQAAEPVAPKRTTASGLAVRSRRSAPVNAPTPPREGQAPAPGRPAIAAAWAKGTRSARTEDPTTTHEGA